From a single Miscanthus floridulus cultivar M001 chromosome 8, ASM1932011v1, whole genome shotgun sequence genomic region:
- the LOC136477916 gene encoding serine/threonine receptor-like kinase NFP, producing the protein MRRPPPALRLSALLLFFLCLCAFPAPARSQNTTSATPAPASVEGFNCSANRTYPCQAYALYRAGFGGVPLDLAAIGDLFAVSRFMVAHANNLSTAAAPANGQPLLVPLQCGCPSGSPNSYAPMQYQIASGDTYWIISTTKLQNLTQYQAVERVNPTLVPTNLDVGTMVTFPIFCQCPAKADNNATALVTYVMQPGDTYASIAAAFSVDAQSLVSLNGPEPRTQQFAEILVPLRRQVPNWLPPIVLRNNASATPASPPPSASPNATVVSNNRNGVVTGLAVGLGVVGALWLLQMLLLLCLCRRLKAKGRRGDAVASGDGVEGGRFAKTSSAAGGGGGGERFLVSDISEWLDKYRVFKVEELERGTGGFDDAHLVNGSVYKADIDGVVFAVKKMKWDACEELKILQKVNHSNLVKLEGFCINSATGDCYLVYEYVENGSLDLWLLDRDRARRLNWRARLHIALDLAHGLQYIHEHTWPRVVHKDIKSSNVLLDGRMRAKIANFGLAKTGHNAVTTHIVGTQGYIAPEYLADGLVTTKMDVFAYGVVLLELVSGREAADESGEPLWADAEDRVFRGRDESLEARVAAWMDPALAEQTCPPGSVASVVSVARACLHKDPSKRPSMVDVAYTLSKADEHFADYSGESVSVDGSGEIAAR; encoded by the exons ATGCGGCGGCCGCCGCCAGCGCTGAGGCTGAGCGCGCTGCTGCTGTTCTTCCTCTGCCTGTGCGCGTTCCCCGCCCCGGCGCGGTCGCAGAACACGACCTCGGCCACGCCCGCGCCGGCGTCCGTCGAGGGGTTCAACTGCTCCGCCAACCGCACGTACCCGTGCCAGGCGTACGCGCTCTACCGCGCCGGCTTCGGGGGCGTGCCGCTCGACCTCGCGGCCATCGGCGACCTCTTCgccgtcagccgcttcatggtcGCGCACGCCAACAacctctccaccgccgccgcgccggcCAACGGGCAGCCGCTGCTCGTGCCGCTCCAGTGCGGCTGCCCCTCGGGGTCCCCCAACTCCTACGCGCCGATGCAGTACCAGATCGCCTCGGGGGACACCTACTGGATCATCTCCACCACCAAGCTGCAGAACCTCACGCAGTACCAGGCCGTGGAGCGCGTGAACCCCACGCTGGTGCCCACCAACCTCGACGTCGGCACCATGGTCACGTTCCCCATCTTCTGCCAGTGCCCGGCCAAAGCCGACAACAACGCCACCGCGCTCGTCACCTACGTCATGCAGCCCGGGGACACCTACGCGTCCATTGCCGCCGCCTTCTCCGTCGACGCCCAGTCGCTCGTCTCCCTCAACGGGCCCGAGCCGAGGACGCAGCAGTTCGCCGAGATACTGGTGCCGCTCCGCCGACAGGTGCCCAATTGGCTGCCCCCAATCGTGCTCCGGAACAACGCCTCCGCGACGCCAGCGTCCCCGCCGCCCTCGGCTTCTCCCAACGCGACCGTGGTGAGCAACAACCGGAACGGGGTGGTCACCGGCCTTGCCGTCGGGCTGGGCGTCGTCGGCGCGCTCTGGCTGCTGcagatgctgctgctgctctgcttgTGCAGACGGCTCAAGGCGAAGGGACGACGAGGTGACGCGGTGGCGAGCGGCGACGGCGTCGAGGGCGGCAGGTTCGCTAAGACCTcgtccgccgccggcggcggcggcggcggggagaggTTCCTGGTCAGCGACATATCTGAGTGGCTGGACAAGTACAGGGTGTTCAAGGTGGAGGAGCTGGAGCGCGGCACCGGGGGATTCGACGACGCGCACCTCGTCAACGGCAGCGTGTACAAGGCCGACATCGATGGCGTGGTGTTCGCCGTGAAGAAGATGAAGTGGGACGCCTGCGAGGAGCTCAAGATCCTGCAAAAG GTGAACCACAGCAACCTGGTGAAGCTGGAGGGGTTCTGCATCAACTCGGCGACGGGCGACTGCTACCTGGTGTACGAATACGTGGAGAACGGCTCGCTTGACCTGTGGTTACTGGACCGCGACCGCGCGCGGCGCCTGAACTGGCGCGCGCGCCTCCACATCGCGCTCGACCTCGCCCACGGCCTGCAGTACATCCACGAGCACACCTGGCCGCGCGTGGTGCACAAGGACATCAAGAGCAGCAACGTCCTCCTGGACGGCCGCATGCGCGCCAAGATCGCCAACTTCGGCCTCGCCAAGACGGGCCACAACGCCGTCACCACGCACATCGTGGGCACCCAGGGGTACATCGCGCCCGAGTACCTCGCCGACGGCCTCGTCACCACCAAGATGGACGTGTTCGCCTACGGGGTCGTCCTGCTGGAGCTGGTGTCCGGGCGCGAGGCCGCGGACGAGAGCGGCGAGCCGCTGTGGGCGGACGCCGAGGACAGGGTGTTCCGGGGCCGCGACGAGAGTCTGGAGGCCCGCGTCGCGGCGTGGATGGACCCGGCGCTCGCGGAGCAGACGTGCCCGCCGGGGAGCGTGGCGAGCGTGGTGAGCGTGGCGAGGGCGTGCCTGCACAAGGACCCGTCCAAGCGCCCCAGCATGGTGGACGTAGCCTACACGCTGTCCAAGGCGGACGAGCACTTCGCCGACTACTCCGGTGAGAGCGTGTCGGTTGACGGCAGCGGCGAAATCGCTGCTCGGTGA